The following nucleotide sequence is from Paracrocinitomix mangrovi.
TACTGCAAGGGTCCAATCAAACAGCAAGTAACCTACCAATGGTAGGGCAATCTCAACGATATATTGCTGGACAAACGGATTCTTTAAATGCTTTTTAATCTCCATTACATTAATGCATTCAAATTATCTTTTGCTAACTGAAAATTTGGATTTATATCAATGGCTTTTTGATAGTACTTTTTAGCGTTCAACACATCACCTTTTTTCTCCCAAGATAAACCTAAGTTGTTATAGGCTTCAAAGTTGGTTGGATCCCATTTTGTGCATTCTTGAAAATAATAAATTGCACTATCATATTCATCTGTCATTATTAAATGGATATACCCTAAATTATAATAAGGTTTATACCAGGTTGAGTCGATACTTTTAAGTGTATAAAAACAATCTAAGGCATTATCAACTTCACCTCTACTTTGATAATAATATCCTTTATTGTACCAGGCTTCAATACTTTCAGGATAAATATCCAGCGCAGAATTGTAGTATTCAAGAGCCGTTGAGTCACCTTTTTCTGCGAACATTACACCTAGTTCAATATATGCGGCGTAATAATTGGGCTCTTGTTCTATTGCTGTTTGAAATGAACTCACCGCAATATCCCAACTCTCGTTTCTATCTTTTCTATACGGATTGTTACTGTAATAATCAGATCTGTAAATTAATCCCCTGGTGAAATAAGGCTCGGGAGAATATGGATCCAACTGCAAAGATTTACTGATATAGACATCTGCATCTGCATAATTGCTTAAAGCTGCGTGAATTTTTGCCATTCCCAAATAAGGACCGGGATTTAAAGAATCTTTTCTAATAAGATATTTGTAATGATATTGACTGGTATCAAGTTGCAACATGGAAAGATTGATATCCGCATATAATTTTCTTGCTTTGTGATAAGTTGAATCTCTTTTCAATACTTCTTTAAGATCTTCCAATGCTAAATCAATATCCCCTTCATCAACATAATATTTAGCACGTGCGTATCTAATATTATTATTAGCAGGATCATCATTGAGCTTTTTCTGAAAATAAGTCAGGGAATCTGTTACAATCAAAGAATCTTTTTCTGTTGTAATGGTTTCGTCTTGCTCTGCTTCACCTCCACACGATTGTATGGTAAGTGAAAAAACAATTAAACCGATAATTATTTTGAAGTCCAATTTAAGCATGCATCAAAATTAATACTTTCTATTTTCTGAAGAACTTCAATTGACTAAAGTGTATAAAAAAAGGAGTCTTCAAATTACAGTTGCTTAAACAAATGCAATGAAGAACTCCCTCTCTTTGGTAGAAGTAAAAAGTTTAACTACTAACCTCGTTCGACTCTAAAGTCTCGTATATTTTTGCTTCTAGTTCATCAAGTAATTCAGGATTATCAGCCAATAAAGCTTTTACTCCATCTCTACCCTGACCTAGTTTTGTTTCTCCATAGCTGAACCATGAACCACTTTTTTTGATGATTCCCATTTCAACTCCCAAATCTAAAATTTCACCAACCTTAGATATACCTTCTCCATACATGATATCAAACTCTGCTTTTCTGAAAGGAGGAGCAACTTTGTTTTTAACAATTTTAATTTTTGTTCTGTTACCAATTACTTCATCACCATCTTTAATTTGAGAAGATCTTCTGATATCCATTCTGATTGAAGAATAGAATTTCAAAGCATTACCACCGGTAGTTGTTTCAGGGTTTCCGAACATTACACCGATTTTATCTCTCAACTGATTAATAAATATGCAACATGTATGCGCCTTATTAATTGAAGCAGTCAATTTTCTTAAGGCTTTCGACATCAACCTTGCCTGAAGACCCATTTGAGAATCTCCCATTTCACCTTCAATCTCAGCTCTTGGAGTCAAAGCAGCTACTGAATCCACTACTAAAAGATCAATTGCACCTGAACGAATCAAATTATCAGCAATTTCTAAAGCTTGTTCACCATTATCCGGTTGTGAAATCAATAAATTTTGTGTATCAACACCTAATTTTTCGGCATAAAAACGATCAAAAGCATGCTCT
It contains:
- a CDS encoding tetratricopeptide repeat protein, whose amino-acid sequence is MLKLDFKIIIGLIVFSLTIQSCGGEAEQDETITTEKDSLIVTDSLTYFQKKLNDDPANNNIRYARAKYYVDEGDIDLALEDLKEVLKRDSTYHKARKLYADINLSMLQLDTSQYHYKYLIRKDSLNPGPYLGMAKIHAALSNYADADVYISKSLQLDPYSPEPYFTRGLIYRSDYYSNNPYRKDRNESWDIAVSSFQTAIEQEPNYYAAYIELGVMFAEKGDSTALEYYNSALDIYPESIEAWYNKGYYYQSRGEVDNALDCFYTLKSIDSTWYKPYYNLGYIHLIMTDEYDSAIYYFQECTKWDPTNFEAYNNLGLSWEKKGDVLNAKKYYQKAIDINPNFQLAKDNLNALM
- the recA gene encoding recombinase RecA, producing the protein MAEVKEVNGEKLKALQLTLDKLEKTYGKGTVMKLGDEAIEDIDVIPTGSLTLDMALGVKGFPKGRIVEIFGPESSGKTTVAIHAIAECQKQGGIAAFIDAEHAFDRFYAEKLGVDTQNLLISQPDNGEQALEIADNLIRSGAIDLLVVDSVAALTPRAEIEGEMGDSQMGLQARLMSKALRKLTASINKAHTCCIFINQLRDKIGVMFGNPETTTGGNALKFYSSIRMDIRRSSQIKDGDEVIGNRTKIKIVKNKVAPPFRKAEFDIMYGEGISKVGEILDLGVEMGIIKKSGSWFSYGETKLGQGRDGVKALLADNPELLDELEAKIYETLESNEVSS